The window ATTTCAGTTTATACTGTTTTCTTGGTTTGCAGGGAACATGCCAGTCCTGTGGAGCCGGGGGCCCAAACCTGTGGGCCTGTCTCCAGGTAGGGTCGGGACTCAGATGCACATTTAAAATGCTTTGAGTTATCTTTATCTCATGATACTGGCTGGCTTCTGCAACAGCAGCTCCTGCTGCACTTACCGTGCATCATCTGCTGGCAGGAGGCAGGTGACTGCTTAATAATTAATGATAGTGTGGTGGATGAATGTAACTGCAAAAATGCAGCATATCTCAAACTTACAGGCCAGAAAGTTAAATTAGTCTTGTCTTTTGATTGACACCGTCTTCAGATCAGGCAGATCCTGTCTCACACAGTGTCTCTGCTCTCTAGAGTGACTGCCCTTATGTCGGTTGTGGAGAGTCCAACTCTGATCACAGCACGCTGCATGCACAGGTAAAACCCTCTTACGATAAATAAACTCCCTCTTCCTCCAGCATTTCACATCGTGACACCTTGACTGCTTGAACATTTAATCGATCTAAACTAATGGCTGTTTGTGGGCTTCTTTTAGGCTAAGAAGCACAATCTGACAGTGAACCTGACAACCTTCAGGATCTGGTGCTATGTGTGCGAGCGGGAGGTGTTTTTGGATCAGCGGCCGGCCCTGGTACCAGTGCCGGCTGCTCCCCACCACTGCAAAGCCACAGAGCAGGTGCAGTATCAGCCCAGTGCACCTCGATCATTTCCACCTCTGGCTTTGTCATGAATGCACACAACTTATGTAATGTATTAATCGTTTTTACAGGATGCAGCCCCCTCAGTCGCAGGTCACCCACTAAAAGCAGTACCGATTGCAGTGGCAGAAGAAGACGGTTCAGAATCAGAGGAAGACGAGCTTAAACCCAGAGGTGCACAACCAGTGGCGAAACAACTCAGCACCGGGCCCCGATGCAAGATCATTAAACCGGGCCCTGCCCATCACAATGCAAAACAGACACGCTGTGATTGACGCAATCTCTCAGCAGATGCATCACCATTCAAATGACAACGGGCAATACTGACAGCTTTAACCCTTAACACAACCACAGCGCAGatagatatgtttaaaaaaaatcaataacacAAGCACATTGCAATTTGGTGACACGGCAGAAcaccacataaaaacaatcatagcgcataaacacaacaaaagcacatataaccaacagcataacgcacacagtgcgccggtgtgcgacagaacaccggcagtgccaacagctgagaataaacccacacagcacacagattgaaatttggtggcacggcggcacaccacaaataaaaacatcataaacacgcataaacacaaacaaactagtgatagactatcactataacaaatattaataatgatgGGTCATTACTTACCATTACAGTTTGACTTTGCGGGCCTTCCGCTGGGCAAAGTCATTACcctattggcccgaatataagacgaccctgattataagacgaccctctttttcaagactcaagtttgaaaaaagactttttgaacaccaaattcaattttcatacagaaaataattacagtacatctgaaacaaatgattataacaatatattcgagagaaaaagcttgttattttgcctcattcaaatcatcatcttgaagtttgcatcataacttctcctcagctgccggttcacctgccgatcttccactcACTTTTCTCGTTTCTCCatcttctgttatctcttctctcattttcttctcttttctttcttatactattttttatttctcttcttcgtgacaggggttggctttggcctggggagttaagttcaggattcactttaaagatatctggcgccatctagcggtgtgaatgggtataacgtctagaccccgaatgtaagacgacacccactttttcagtcttatttcaatgcaaaaaacaccgtcttatattcgggccaatacggtaattgATTCCTGTCAACAGTTCAactctcaagcctgaattatggttccgcgttaaatcgacgtcgtaaggtacagcgtagggtacgtggcgtaagatctgcgttggtgtaacgcggaaccataaatcagccttcactcctttcctctcctcactcgCCAACTCTTCCTCTACGCAAATATGGATTACACATGCGCACTACACCGGCATCATCCGAGATCATctataaattaacatttttatttaaactagatatatctttataaccagcccataacattgatgtaaacacacacacctcaaaaaaaaaaaagaaaaaaaaagtccagggcccgcacgtccccaggtcctgcgcgtgcgggccctggacacgtgcgggccccTATGCAGTCgcattgtctgcatatatggtaGTTTCGCCACTGTGCACAACGTTTAAACGTATCAAAAGTTTTTAAGGATCGAAAAAAAACAGGCGGAAACGAGTGTTCACGCAGCACACAATGTGTTAAGATGTAAAAGCATAAACTTACCAGCCCCTTTTCCATTAATCCAGACTTGCAGCTGTAACGACCCATCAGGGGCACTCCTTGTTTCTCTCGGCagcttaattttatttttccctctgCTTGAAGATGTTTCACCTTCCACCCAGAAAGTATCATCCGTTCGAACTGACTGGTGGGGAGTTTTGAGCTCACAAAATGTTCAAATCATATGCAAATCCCTGACAGTGATGGGATTTGCATGTTACTTTCAAAGCCTTCATTCAAAGCCTCTGAAAGTTACAATGAGCGAAATGACGGAGAGTGTACACCGCCACATCCCCCCTGCTTTGCCTTTTTTACACCTGAGTTCattaatacattatataaagaGCTTTGTGGGTGTTGTTCTTGTTGCTTGCAGGCTTGACGGGAATGAAAAATATTGGAAATTCCTGCTACATGAATGCCGCTCTTCAAGCCCTGTCCAACTGGTGCGTTCACTTACTCCCTTttcagtatttaaaaaaaaaaaagtaattattttAGAGTGACCTCCTTCTAAGGCAGATGTAGTGATCCTGTTATCCGTTTCTCCTCCAGCCCGCCTCTCACTCAGTTCTTCCTGGACTGCAGTGGGCTTGTCCGGACCGATAAGAAGCCGGCTCTGTGTAAGAGCTACCAGAAACTCATCTCAGAGCTCTGGCATAAGAAACGGTAAGAAAGGACATGCTTTGAGACCAGTTTCCAGGTGGAGGCTTTACAAATTGGATTAAAAcgtttttaatttattcaatTTCTCCCGTTTTCTTTTGCGTCCTCAGGCCCAGCTAcgtcgtaccaaccaacctgtCTCATGGGATCAAACTGGTGAACCCCATGTTTCGAGGTTATGCACAGCAGGTAAGAAGCTCATTGTCTTCAGACTAGCAACCCcatttatgtatttttcatacatatttatatttactgttGAAACACTTTTTTTGTCCCCACCAATGTTAGGTCTAGCCTGGATTATGGTAGTCTAAAATAgtctaattttcttgaaacaagacttaaaaaaaaaaaaagaaattagtttttgcagCACTGATAGTAGTATGACTTTGAGAAAGTAGACATACTGAACTTATTCAGTCAAGTTTAaacattttagaggaagatatAGCTGGTTGTAATTAATCATCCAGGCTTCCTTTTGTCCTGTCATGACAGCAAAAAGTTGCTCACCcatctgtgcatttaaaaaaaaaccaaaaacaaaggaTAAACTCACAATATTTTAATCTTATGGCTAAAAACAGCATGTGTAAGATAAATATGCACGTTCTTTCAGCTGCCTTTTTGAGTTCGTCTTTGTAAAGAGACGTCATCAAGGAAAAGACTTTTGGGGGGGAGGTGGCTGTGGTGTAGTGGGTAGAGTCAGCTGTACTCCAACCAGAGCCTGATGCCCCCCCATCATCATCCCAGCCTCGATGCTGGTACTAGTCCCAAGCCTGCATGAACGGGGAGGactgtgtcaggaagggcaactgatgtaagaaagaaaaggaaacaaattCTAGGTGTGGATGCAGTGGTCGACTGTGGCAACTTCTGCAAAAGGGAATGAATAAAGATGAAGAGAGagggacttaaaggggacctattattaaaaacacgtttttttcttgctttaacatatataaagtggtctcccctcagcctgccaactcagagaaggaggaaagcaaccaaattctgcagtgtctgtacagccgcccggatgagccgtccagtctgatgtggatctacaagacattcagattctgctccctttcgttacgtaaccaaaatgcgatttacataggttggcctccgatgcgtgaaaccacgcccacaactaactccgccggccggagcttcagcaATTTTTTCGTatcggtgtatcgcgtcattcaggcagccaatcagcacagtgcctcattatcatagcctccccacccactcagaatcctgcatagataatgaggttagagaatgggaagataaagacatggctcagagactgaatttctaatttatgtagcaaaaacaatcaaaagcttgtttttaagacattcaaggcctgtttaatataggtattagatgccataataggtccactTTAAGTAATCAAAATATGTAAGTTAGGGGTTATAATAGCCAGACAGAATCAATCCACTAAGTTTCCCTCTAAAATAAGCTTTCTATCTGCTGCCTCTTACATTAATGCAAGAGGGTTTACTTAAGGTTTACTGAATTATTACTTTTTGAACACTTATGTTATGCCATATCCTCAAAATGCACACAAACACTTAAGAAAATGCATAACTTTGTCCGACTCCAAGTTTGGAGGAAACCTGAATTGtcacttaaaaaacacaaacagctcCAGTCGAACCCTTGAAATTGTTGCATATCCTGATCATTTGAGTCTTTCAAGTCAagttttttccaatataaacaatatttttttgggcTCAAGAAAAGATTTGTGTATCTTAAATTGTGAAGTACTGAGGGTGTCGCATAATTAGATTACGCAGAACTCAATCTGCAAATCACAGTACCTGtctccacctgtcagtggattaccagcttcctgagtgacaggaggcagcaggtgaggctggggagcatcacatccagcacccgcaccatcagcactggcgccccccaggggtgcgtcctctcaccactgctcttctccctctacaccagGGGTGTCAGACTCCAGTCCCCGAGGGccaattagaatcaggtgtgttaaagcagtgaaacatctaaaacatgcaggacaccggccctccgtggattcagtttgacacctgtgctcTACAACCAGACAcaacctccagacacaaggacagtttcttcccccaagctgctgctctgatgaactcttaTCACTCATagtctataataataataataacaataataatcatcatcatcatcatatgctgtaacaatgcaccttccaacaataatcatgtctgcctcattctgctgcacctttcacttaaaaaaaaaaattgtatatatgttatttagagccgtcattaccatgtctacctcatactgctgcacctttcagttttttaattgtatatatgttaacagggtgcttgcgcaagtcttgaaagtcttaataagTATGGAATTTTGAAACACTGTTTTCCAGACCTTGAAAAGTCTTGAATTTTGTGTGAAAGTTTTAATAAAGTATGGGGAAACATGTATGGTAGAATTTTACAGTATGCTCAAAGGCATTGTGAAAATGTAAAATTCGTGTACTTgtgattttcatgttttgaaacgttttcatcagtaaaaacataatttactgtGAATAATGCATTCGTTGATTGAATACTAGCCTATAAAAAATTCTAACAAACATTTCTAATAAACACAATTGGTACAATCTCAACCAATGGAGTAGGCAGTGGGCACACAAGTAAACAAGTACGTAAAGTTAAGGTCTTGGGAAAagaaatatcagttttaaaaaagtctgggaaaagtctggaattttaatttggaaaaagagTAAGCACCATGGTTAAttagtgccacatttgtttatttactgtttgctatttttaaatatgggtacagtgagcgaaataaccggagtcaaattccttgtcgggcaatgttcaaacttggccaataaagctgattgtgATTCTGAAATCAAGTCAAGAAGAATCAAGAATCTTCATTTTCCTCGTGTCCTTCATGCTCCAGGACACCCAGGAGTTCCTGCGCTGCCTGATGGACCAGCTACACGAGGAGCTGAAGGAGCCTCTGACGGAGTGCAACATGAGCGGGGACGGGAGTGACATCGAGGAGAGAAGAGACGGGGACCGCTCCCCGTCCGAGGATGAATTCCTGTCCTGTGACTCTGGTTCCAGCAGCGAccgaggggagggaggaggggcggGTGACGGCGAGCTGCTCTTGCAAGACGAGTGCGACGGGGTGAGGTCGCCGCCTGCAGGGATGAGGGGTGTCGGTTCGCCGGCAGTGATTTCTGAGAAAGAGAGGCTGAAGGAAAAGAGGGTGTCCGGCTCCCCGCTACGCGGAGGCTCGCAAGAGATGGACGAAGATGCGGATGTGGacacagcagctgaggaggGGCTTCCTGAGAGGGGGGAGGAAGAGGTGCTGGCAGCAGCGCCAAACACAGAGGTCCAAAGCCAAGACAACAACCAGACATCTAACACAGGTCCAGGGCAGGCACAGAGCACCAACACATCAGGTTCAAGCACACGAGTAATATCAGCGTCACTCtcaaattctttttttatgatcATTCGTCTTTGAATTGTAAATCTTGTGCCTCCGACTTTATTTTTCACTTAGAGCCCGACAACGAAGCGTCGATGACCCAGCCCCAGTCCACTCCCTGCAGTCCTGTCCGAACCCTTCAGGAGCTGCACCCCAAACTGTCCTCGAGTCCGCCTCGCTCCAGCCCCCTCCGCTCAGCAGGACCTGCGTACTCCTTCAAAAAAGGTGGGCGACTGTCTCAACATCACTGCTAAAgatgttttgatgatttttcaGGACATTTAATCTGTTGTGGGGGACTCAAACTTACACTCGTGGATAGGGAtgggtagggatgggaattgataagatttttccgattccattttcgattttgcttaacgattcgattctcttatcgattctcatttggaaaaaaggagaacaaacaattttagtatcaactttgttttatatctttgaacaaaaaa of the Cololabis saira isolate AMF1-May2022 chromosome 11, fColSai1.1, whole genome shotgun sequence genome contains:
- the usp20 gene encoding ubiquitin carboxyl-terminal hydrolase 20 isoform X3, with the translated sequence MAEQDVCPHLDSIGEVTKEDLIQKSKGTCQSCGAGGPNLWACLQSDCPYVGCGESNSDHSTLHAQAKKHNLTVNLTTFRIWCYVCEREVFLDQRPALVPVPAAPHHCKATEQDAAPSVAGHPLKAVPIAVAEEDGSESEEDELKPRGLTGMKNIGNSCYMNAALQALSNCPPLTQFFLDCSGLVRTDKKPALCKSYQKLISELWHKKRPSYVVPTNLSHGIKLVNPMFRGYAQQDTQEFLRCLMDQLHEELKEPLTECNMSGDGSDIEERRDGDRSPSEDEFLSCDSGSSSDRGEGGGAGDGELLLQDECDGVRSPPAGMRGVGSPAVISEKERLKEKRVSGSPLRGGSQEMDEDADVDTAAEEGLPERGEEEVLAAAPNTEVQSQDNNQTSNTGPGQAQSTNTSEPDNEASMTQPQSTPCSPVRTLQELHPKLSSSPPRSSPLRSAGPAYSFKKGSVNQGRIRSNPEEQIMKRFGARAQLLLSSRKKKQSHYRSVISDIFDGSILSLVQCLTCDRVSTTVETFQDLSLPIPGKEDLAKLHSSIHQNLPVKTGVCPDTYGSQGWITYIMDSIRRFVVSCIPSWFWGPMVTLEDCLAAFFAADELKGDNMYSCERCKKLRNGIKYCKVLKLPEILCIHLKRFRHEVMYSFKISSHVSFPLEGLDMRPFLAKESPSQVTTYDLLSVICHHGTAGSGHYIAYCQNVINGQWYEFDDQYVTEVHETVVQNAEAYVLFYRKSSEESVRERQKVVALANMKEPSLLQFYISREWLNKFNTFAEPGPISNHTFLCQHGGIPPNKYQYIDDLVVIVPQNVWEYLYNR